From the Billgrantia sulfidoxydans genome, one window contains:
- a CDS encoding LutC/YkgG family protein, whose product MSARDNILKRLRERTDGPLTAPQSDFAVVTGRGWDHAERLTRFERWITSVHGEVIHTSRDDWTKALAELLEAKGIRRLALGREHPVAAEARAALAEGEVSLVDADRDIETWRHEQFHDTDAGLTSTRGAIAETGSLWLWPTPDEPRLLSLVPPIHIAVLDADTVEDTFFDVVEAHGWAGGMPTNALLISGPSKTADIEQTLAYGVHGPRELVVLLRHAEERP is encoded by the coding sequence ATGAGCGCCCGCGACAATATCCTCAAGCGCCTGCGCGAACGCACCGACGGCCCGCTGACGGCGCCGCAGAGCGACTTTGCCGTGGTCACCGGGCGCGGCTGGGATCATGCAGAGCGGCTGACGCGCTTCGAGCGCTGGATCACCTCCGTGCATGGCGAGGTGATCCACACGTCACGCGATGACTGGACCAAGGCACTTGCCGAGCTGCTCGAGGCCAAGGGCATTCGCCGCCTGGCCCTGGGGCGGGAGCACCCCGTGGCCGCCGAGGCGCGCGCCGCCCTGGCCGAAGGCGAGGTCTCCCTGGTCGATGCCGACCGCGACATCGAGACCTGGCGGCACGAGCAGTTCCACGATACCGATGCCGGCCTGACCTCCACCCGTGGCGCCATCGCCGAGACCGGCAGCCTGTGGCTGTGGCCGACCCCCGACGAGCCGCGCCTGCTGAGCCTGGTGCCGCCGATCCACATCGCCGTGCTCGATGCCGACACCGTCGAGGACACCTTCTTCGACGTGGTCGAAGCCCACGGCTGGGCCGGCGGCATGCCCACCAATGCGCTGCTGATCTCGGGGCCGAGCAAGACCGCCGACATCGAACAGACCCTGGCCTATGGCGTCCACGGCCCGCGCGAGCTGGTGGTGCTGCTGCGCCACGCCGAGGAGCGCCCATGA
- a CDS encoding FAD-binding and (Fe-S)-binding domain-containing protein — protein MTAATKAPAADSWRELKQELLKIMPAERLIDDPLRTLAYGTDASFYRLIPKLVVRPADEDELMAVLAGCRRRGLPVTFRAAGTSLSGQAVTDSVLIQLREGWRGHEILDGGRAIRLQPGVIGARANQLLTPFGRKIGPDPASINSCMVGGIAANNASGMCCGTAQNSYRTVRDMRVILADGTRLDTADPASREAFRRSHAELVEGLERLSAETRANTALAEKIRHKYRLKNTTGYALNSLIDFDDGIEILKHLMIGSEGTLGFISTITYDTVIDEPHKAAALVFLPDMATTCRATIALKPAPVSAVELMDRAALHSVENNPGMPEGLRRLPEGAAALLIDVRGHDEAELQARLEAVQAIFEGIHTLEPVTFTREKGLYELYWKIRKGLFPAVGAVRDTGTTVIIEDVAFPIERLDEGVLALTDAFHRHGYSEAILFGHALEGNLHFVFPQGFEKPGEVERYQALMDEVAQLVGVEYGGSLKAEHGTGRNMAPYVELEWGPEAYALMWQIKTLFDPENLLNPDVILSRNPTLHLENLKPLPAADPIVDKCIECGFCEHVCPSRDLTLTPRQRIVAAREMARLEALGPSLDSEEAERLERLREDYRYAGDETCAVDGLCATQCPVGINTGELIREMRRERLAPYADTAHRVGRHFSGTTRLARGMLHLAGVGRAVLGERGLSKVSGAITQASGGKVPQWIPTLPRAASIRVLDRKRTSDSVRDKVVYFPSCATRVFGAGHGDSESRSIMEITLSLLEKAGFEVIVPEMPGHLCCGMAFQSKGQFEEATHKARELNRELLVASQNGRYPILSDTSPCVLHMQGRLDERLTVQEPVAFAHDHLLPRLDVTPLDERVAVHVTCSSTHMGLGERMVALARACAREVVVPAEITCCGFAGDKGLITPELNASALKGLAEQVGECDAGYSNSRTCEIGLSLHGGIPYRSILSLLDRASREHREAVETA, from the coding sequence ATGACCGCCGCAACGAAGGCGCCTGCTGCCGACAGCTGGCGTGAGCTCAAGCAGGAACTGCTCAAGATCATGCCCGCCGAGCGGCTGATCGACGATCCGCTGCGCACCCTGGCCTACGGCACCGACGCCAGCTTCTACCGGCTCATCCCAAAGCTGGTGGTGCGTCCCGCCGACGAGGATGAGCTGATGGCGGTGCTGGCCGGCTGTCGCCGGCGCGGCCTTCCGGTTACCTTTCGCGCCGCCGGCACCTCGCTCTCGGGGCAGGCCGTCACCGACTCGGTACTGATCCAGCTGCGCGAGGGCTGGCGCGGCCACGAGATTCTGGATGGTGGCCGAGCGATCCGCCTGCAGCCCGGCGTCATCGGCGCCCGGGCCAACCAGCTGCTGACTCCCTTCGGACGCAAGATCGGCCCCGACCCGGCCTCGATCAACAGCTGCATGGTGGGTGGGATCGCCGCCAACAACGCCTCGGGCATGTGCTGCGGCACGGCGCAGAACAGCTACCGTACGGTGCGCGACATGCGCGTGATCCTGGCCGACGGCACCCGCCTGGATACCGCCGACCCGGCCAGCCGCGAGGCGTTTCGGCGCAGCCATGCCGAACTCGTCGAAGGGCTCGAACGGCTTTCCGCCGAGACCCGGGCCAATACGGCGTTGGCGGAAAAGATCCGCCACAAGTACCGGCTCAAGAACACTACCGGTTACGCGCTCAACAGCCTGATCGACTTCGACGACGGCATCGAGATACTCAAGCACCTGATGATCGGCTCCGAGGGCACGCTCGGCTTCATCAGCACCATCACCTACGACACCGTCATCGACGAACCGCACAAGGCCGCGGCGCTGGTCTTCCTGCCCGACATGGCCACCACCTGCCGCGCCACCATCGCGCTCAAGCCTGCGCCGGTTTCGGCGGTGGAGCTGATGGACCGCGCTGCCTTGCACTCGGTAGAGAACAATCCCGGCATGCCCGAGGGGCTCAGGCGCCTGCCCGAAGGGGCTGCGGCGCTGCTGATCGACGTGCGCGGCCATGACGAAGCGGAACTTCAGGCACGGCTTGAGGCGGTGCAGGCGATCTTCGAGGGCATTCATACCCTGGAGCCGGTCACCTTCACCCGTGAAAAAGGCCTCTACGAACTCTACTGGAAGATCCGCAAGGGTCTTTTCCCTGCCGTGGGGGCGGTGCGCGACACCGGCACCACGGTGATCATCGAGGACGTCGCCTTCCCCATCGAGCGCCTCGACGAGGGTGTGCTGGCGCTGACCGACGCCTTCCATCGTCACGGCTACTCCGAGGCGATCCTGTTCGGCCACGCCCTGGAGGGCAACCTGCACTTCGTCTTCCCTCAGGGCTTCGAGAAGCCCGGCGAGGTGGAGCGCTACCAGGCGCTGATGGACGAGGTGGCGCAGCTGGTCGGCGTCGAATACGGCGGTTCGCTCAAGGCCGAGCACGGCACCGGGCGCAACATGGCGCCCTACGTCGAATTGGAGTGGGGCCCCGAAGCCTATGCGCTGATGTGGCAGATCAAGACATTGTTCGACCCGGAGAATCTGCTCAATCCGGACGTCATCCTCAGCCGCAACCCGACCCTGCACCTGGAGAACCTCAAGCCGCTGCCGGCGGCCGATCCCATCGTCGACAAGTGCATCGAGTGCGGCTTCTGCGAGCACGTCTGTCCCTCGCGGGATCTCACTCTCACACCGCGGCAGCGCATCGTCGCCGCCCGCGAGATGGCCAGGCTCGAGGCGCTGGGCCCAAGCCTCGACAGCGAAGAAGCCGAACGCCTCGAGCGGTTGCGCGAGGACTATCGCTACGCCGGCGACGAGACCTGTGCCGTCGACGGCCTATGTGCCACCCAGTGCCCGGTGGGCATCAACACCGGCGAACTGATCCGTGAGATGCGCCGCGAACGCCTGGCGCCGTATGCCGATACGGCGCATCGTGTTGGACGCCATTTCTCCGGCACCACGCGCCTGGCGCGGGGCATGCTCCACCTGGCCGGTGTCGGCCGCGCCGTGCTCGGCGAGCGAGGCCTCTCCAAGGTCAGCGGGGCCATTACCCAAGCCAGCGGCGGCAAGGTGCCCCAGTGGATACCCACCCTGCCCAGGGCAGCGTCGATTCGCGTGCTGGACCGAAAGCGGACTAGTGACAGCGTGCGAGACAAGGTGGTCTACTTTCCATCCTGCGCCACGCGTGTCTTCGGCGCCGGGCATGGCGACAGCGAGAGCCGTTCGATCATGGAGATCACGCTCTCCCTGCTGGAGAAGGCCGGCTTCGAGGTGATCGTACCCGAAATGCCGGGGCACCTATGCTGCGGCATGGCGTTCCAGTCGAAGGGTCAGTTCGAGGAGGCGACGCACAAGGCGCGCGAGCTCAACCGCGAGCTGCTGGTGGCCAGCCAGAACGGCCGCTACCCGATCCTCAGTGACACCAGTCCCTGCGTGCTGCATATGCAGGGGCGGCTGGACGAGCGGTTAACGGTGCAGGAACCGGTGGCCTTCGCTCACGATCACCTGCTGCCGCGGCTCGACGTCACGCCGCTCGACGAGCGCGTGGCCGTGCACGTGACCTGCTCAAGCACGCACATGGGCCTGGGCGAGCGCATGGTGGCCCTGGCAAGGGCCTGCGCCCGTGAAGTCGTGGTGCCGGCCGAGATCACCTGCTGCGGCTTCGCCGGCGACAAGGGGCTGATCACGCCGGAACTCAATGCCTCGGCCCTGAAAGGGTTGGCCGAGCAGGTGGGCGAATGCGATGCGGGGTATTCCAACTCGCGCACCTGCGAGATCGGTCTGTCGCTGCATGGCGGCATCCCGTATCGTTCGATCCTGTCTTTGCTCGATCGTGCCAGCCGCGAGCACAGGGAAGCGGTCGAGACAGCCTGA
- a CDS encoding methyl-accepting chemotaxis protein produces MKNLTIAQRLMLIVSFCMLLIVGGATAIQYHLFGKLVTERVTTAELPATLTSIRNDIEATLAAPISVAGNLAHNRYLKDWLVAGEPEAEADRAIEYFHDIQRRTGADVVFYVSAQSGNYYTANGIERTLSRADDRWFYDLIEASGGNAYQLDIDNEGGELKVFINHVIEANGERVGIAGVGYTLATMAATIRDYRLGESGTVFLASRDGAISIHPDGAERVGQPLTELSGWESVAPALLAEEGYRFAAMRDRQGAEHLVAAIDVPGTNWVAFAQIPRDELFADLNRAVMLILLAVGLILLASLGVIALLLRALLRPIRRTAEAMRDIAQGEGDLTLRLPVDGKDESAELAVQFNAFADKMHDVLSLVRASSDAVRRAAQEIATGGKDMSRRTDQAASSLQETSASMEEITGTVENTSASSREANALSQASAELAQRTSGQVEQVVVTMGEIHEASIKVGDIVRVMDDIAFQTNLLALNASVEAARAGESGRGFAVVAGEVRQLATRSAAASRDIRQLIEASGERVQSGTHLVSEAGKAMHELMEGVQRVAVMLGEISHAAGEQSDGIGQVNIAVAELDRMTQQNAALAEQSTTAADQLSEQADQLASMVGRFKLRSDLLPAPEVEPA; encoded by the coding sequence ATGAAAAATCTCACCATCGCCCAGCGGCTGATGTTAATCGTCAGCTTCTGCATGCTCCTCATCGTCGGCGGTGCCACCGCCATCCAGTACCACCTATTCGGCAAGCTGGTGACCGAACGCGTCACGACGGCCGAGTTGCCGGCCACGCTGACGAGTATCCGCAACGATATCGAAGCGACGCTGGCGGCCCCCATCAGCGTAGCCGGGAACCTGGCGCACAATCGCTACCTCAAGGATTGGCTGGTCGCGGGAGAGCCCGAGGCGGAAGCTGACCGAGCCATCGAGTACTTCCATGACATACAACGACGCACCGGGGCCGATGTGGTCTTCTACGTATCGGCGCAGAGCGGCAACTACTACACGGCCAACGGAATCGAGCGCACCCTGAGCCGCGCGGACGACCGCTGGTTCTACGACCTCATCGAGGCCTCCGGTGGCAATGCCTACCAGCTCGATATCGATAACGAAGGCGGTGAACTGAAAGTCTTCATCAATCACGTGATCGAAGCGAACGGTGAGCGTGTCGGCATCGCCGGCGTGGGGTATACCCTGGCGACAATGGCAGCCACTATCCGCGATTATCGCCTGGGTGAGAGCGGTACGGTATTCCTGGCCAGCCGGGATGGCGCCATCAGTATTCATCCCGATGGCGCCGAGCGGGTCGGGCAACCGCTGACGGAGCTGTCGGGCTGGGAAAGCGTCGCCCCCGCTCTACTGGCGGAGGAGGGCTATCGTTTCGCTGCGATGCGTGACCGACAGGGGGCCGAACATCTGGTGGCGGCCATCGACGTGCCCGGCACCAACTGGGTTGCCTTTGCCCAGATTCCGCGCGATGAGCTGTTCGCCGACCTCAACCGGGCGGTCATGCTGATTCTGTTGGCGGTGGGTCTGATCCTGCTGGCCAGCCTGGGAGTGATCGCGCTGCTGTTGCGTGCGCTATTGCGGCCGATACGACGCACTGCCGAAGCCATGCGGGATATCGCCCAGGGAGAGGGGGATCTGACCCTGCGCCTGCCGGTCGACGGCAAGGATGAGAGCGCCGAGCTTGCCGTTCAGTTCAATGCCTTTGCCGACAAGATGCATGACGTGCTGAGCCTAGTGCGGGCCAGCAGCGATGCCGTTCGGCGCGCCGCTCAGGAAATCGCTACCGGCGGCAAGGACATGTCGCGGCGTACCGATCAGGCGGCATCCAGCCTGCAAGAGACCTCGGCTTCCATGGAGGAGATCACCGGCACCGTGGAGAACACCTCTGCGTCATCCCGGGAGGCCAACGCCTTGTCGCAGGCTTCGGCAGAACTCGCCCAGCGCACCAGCGGGCAGGTCGAGCAGGTCGTCGTCACCATGGGGGAGATCCACGAAGCCTCCATTAAGGTCGGCGACATCGTGCGGGTCATGGACGACATCGCCTTTCAGACCAACCTGCTGGCCCTCAATGCCTCGGTCGAGGCGGCACGGGCCGGAGAGAGCGGACGCGGATTCGCCGTAGTAGCCGGCGAGGTACGTCAACTGGCCACGCGTAGTGCAGCGGCCTCACGCGACATTCGTCAACTGATCGAAGCCTCGGGTGAAAGAGTGCAGAGCGGCACGCACCTGGTCAGCGAGGCTGGCAAGGCCATGCATGAGTTGATGGAAGGGGTGCAGCGCGTGGCGGTCATGCTGGGCGAGATCAGCCATGCCGCGGGTGAGCAGAGCGACGGGATTGGCCAGGTCAATATCGCCGTGGCAGAGCTGGACCGCATGACGCAGCAGAACGCCGCACTGGCGGAGCAGTCCACTACGGCAGCCGACCAGCTCAGTGAGCAGGCCGACCAGTTGGCCTCGATGGTGGGGCGCTTCAAGCTGCGCAGCGATCTGTTGCCGGCACCTGAGGTCGAGCCGGCCTGA
- a CDS encoding Tim44 domain-containing protein yields MRHFLVMLMVAVLGFGLAVEHAEARRMGGGGNVGSFSRSADRPAAAPNQAAPARQAQSNQATGSRMPGMLGGMLAGGLLAALFFGGAFDELRLMDILLMAGLGFLLFRLLARRRPAVAGGPQPAAERPSQFEPEAFQPAQGAAKGGGSFGSLPAWFDRERFLSGAKEHFMTLQRAWDNNDFADIQEYVTPELYNLLREERAKQPANNRTEIVRLLAELGNVREINGQAEATVIFHGILEENGEQTEFNETWHLLRDVRDGAPWYLQGIEQNAS; encoded by the coding sequence ATGCGTCACTTCCTCGTCATGCTGATGGTCGCCGTGCTGGGCTTTGGCCTGGCCGTCGAACATGCCGAAGCCCGCCGCATGGGCGGCGGCGGTAATGTCGGCAGCTTCTCGCGCTCGGCCGACCGGCCGGCCGCGGCACCCAACCAGGCCGCTCCGGCACGCCAGGCGCAATCCAACCAGGCCACCGGCTCACGCATGCCCGGCATGCTGGGCGGCATGCTCGCCGGCGGGCTGCTGGCGGCACTGTTCTTCGGCGGCGCCTTCGACGAACTGCGGCTGATGGACATCCTGCTGATGGCCGGCCTCGGCTTCCTGCTGTTCCGCCTGCTGGCGCGCCGCCGCCCCGCCGTGGCCGGAGGCCCCCAGCCAGCGGCCGAGCGTCCGTCACAGTTCGAGCCCGAGGCCTTCCAGCCGGCTCAGGGTGCCGCCAAGGGTGGCGGCAGCTTCGGCAGCCTGCCGGCCTGGTTCGACCGCGAGCGATTCCTGTCCGGCGCCAAGGAGCACTTCATGACCCTGCAGCGCGCCTGGGACAATAATGACTTCGCTGACATTCAGGAGTACGTCACGCCCGAACTCTACAACCTGCTGCGCGAAGAGCGCGCCAAGCAGCCGGCCAACAACCGCACGGAGATCGTCCGCCTGTTGGCAGAACTCGGCAACGTGCGGGAGATAAATGGCCAAGCGGAGGCCACGGTCATCTTCCATGGCATTCTCGAAGAGAACGGCGAGCAGACCGAGTTCAACGAGACATGGCACCTGCTTCGCGATGTGCGCGATGGCGCTCCCTGGTACCTACAGGGCATCGAGCAGAACGCCAGCTGA
- a CDS encoding isochorismatase family protein: protein MRVTSKQSLLLIVDLQAGLLPVIDGGDQAVAEAAWLGGIAGILGVPVWLTEQYPEGLGSSEPRLLEALPGHRLWRKVHFNAHAEPDFAAALEASGKRQIVLCGSEAHICVLQTGLGLLEAGYEVYWLSEATVSRRAEEARLARERMIRAGATPVSADMVAYEWLARCDEEPFRQVHKRFLKPRSARPLRFF, encoded by the coding sequence ATGCGCGTGACAAGCAAACAGAGCCTGCTGCTGATCGTGGACCTTCAGGCCGGCCTGCTGCCGGTCATCGATGGGGGTGACCAGGCCGTGGCCGAGGCGGCGTGGCTGGGGGGAATCGCCGGCATCCTGGGCGTGCCTGTCTGGCTCACGGAGCAGTATCCCGAGGGCCTGGGCAGCAGCGAGCCGCGGCTGCTGGAAGCGCTACCCGGCCATCGGCTGTGGCGTAAGGTTCACTTCAATGCCCATGCCGAGCCGGATTTTGCCGCTGCGCTGGAGGCGAGCGGCAAGCGACAGATCGTGCTGTGCGGCAGCGAAGCCCATATTTGCGTGTTGCAGACTGGCCTGGGGCTGCTGGAAGCGGGCTACGAGGTGTACTGGCTCAGCGAGGCGACGGTCAGCCGGCGTGCCGAGGAGGCAAGGCTCGCCCGCGAGCGCATGATACGTGCAGGCGCGACCCCGGTGAGTGCCGACATGGTGGCCTACGAGTGGCTCGCGCGCTGTGACGAGGAGCCTTTCCGCCAGGTCCACAAGCGCTTTCTCAAGCCACGATCGGCGCGCCCGCTACGTTTCTTCTGA
- the yaaA gene encoding peroxide stress protein YaaA, producing MLSVISPAKTLDFETPATTAVHSQPDFLDHSQRLVAILRDYSPQQLSELMGISDKLAGLNAARFAEWQPHFTPENAKPAAQAFQGDVYLGLEAASFIDEDNAFAQRHLRILSGLYGLLRPLDLIQPYRLEMGTRLPNPAGKDLYAYWQGTLTEALNEAIAASGSKVLVNLASNEYFKAVDTKRLDARVITPVFKDEKNGTFKIISFYAKKARGLMAAWMIRQRLDDPDELKAFDVAGYAFNPAMSEGDTLVFTRRENQG from the coding sequence ATGCTGAGCGTGATCTCGCCGGCGAAGACGCTGGATTTCGAGACCCCTGCCACCACGGCCGTCCATTCGCAGCCGGACTTTCTCGACCACAGCCAGCGACTCGTTGCCATTCTTCGCGACTACTCGCCGCAGCAGCTCAGCGAGCTGATGGGCATCAGCGACAAGCTGGCCGGACTCAACGCCGCCCGCTTCGCGGAATGGCAGCCCCACTTCACGCCCGAAAACGCCAAGCCGGCGGCACAGGCCTTCCAGGGCGACGTCTACTTAGGTCTCGAAGCCGCCAGCTTCATCGACGAGGACAACGCATTCGCCCAGCGGCACCTGCGCATCCTCTCGGGCCTGTACGGGCTGCTGCGCCCGCTCGACCTGATCCAGCCCTACCGCCTCGAGATGGGCACCCGGCTGCCCAACCCGGCCGGCAAGGATCTATACGCGTACTGGCAAGGCACCCTGACCGAGGCGCTCAACGAGGCCATTGCCGCCAGCGGCTCGAAGGTGCTGGTCAACCTGGCCTCCAACGAGTACTTCAAGGCCGTCGATACCAAGCGGCTGGATGCCCGTGTGATCACACCGGTGTTCAAGGACGAGAAGAACGGCACGTTCAAGATCATCAGCTTCTACGCCAAGAAGGCACGCGGCCTCATGGCCGCCTGGATGATTCGTCAGCGCCTGGACGACCCCGATGAACTCAAGGCGTTCGATGTGGCGGGTTATGCCTTCAATCCTGCCATGTCGGAAGGCGACACCCTGGTCTTCACTCGCCGCGAGAACCAGGGCTGA
- a CDS encoding NADP(H)-dependent aldo-keto reductase, with the protein MQTRPLGDTGIEVSRLCLGTMTFGEQNSEAEAHEQLDRAVAFGINFIDAAEMYPVPPRPETQGRTESYIGNWLRRRESRDDVIIATKVTGPGLEHIRGGPHLDRQHIHQAIDASLARLQTDYVDLYQLHWPERSTNYFGRLGYEHDDEEEAIPLEETLGALKELVVAGKVRAIGLSNETPWGVMKALQLAERLDLPRVASIQNPYNLLNRTFEVGLAEVAHRENVGLLAYSPLGFGVLSGKYLDGARPENARLTLFERFKRYTSPLAEQATRAYVDLARESDLDPAQMALAFVNSRSFLTSNIIGATTMEQLESNLASESLKLEQSVLDAIDEIHRQVPNPCP; encoded by the coding sequence ATGCAGACGCGACCGCTTGGCGACACGGGCATCGAGGTCAGTCGCCTGTGCCTGGGCACCATGACGTTCGGCGAGCAGAACAGCGAAGCCGAGGCCCATGAACAGCTCGACCGCGCCGTAGCCTTCGGCATCAATTTCATCGACGCCGCCGAGATGTATCCGGTTCCCCCCCGCCCGGAGACCCAGGGTCGCACCGAGTCCTACATAGGTAACTGGCTCAGGCGCCGCGAGAGTCGCGACGATGTCATCATCGCCACCAAGGTGACCGGCCCCGGCCTCGAGCATATCCGCGGCGGCCCGCACCTCGATCGCCAGCATATCCACCAGGCCATCGACGCCAGCCTTGCCCGGCTGCAGACCGATTATGTCGACCTCTACCAACTACACTGGCCCGAGCGCTCGACCAACTATTTCGGCCGGCTGGGCTATGAGCACGACGATGAGGAAGAGGCCATTCCTCTGGAAGAGACCCTGGGTGCGCTCAAGGAGCTGGTGGTTGCCGGCAAGGTGCGCGCCATCGGCCTCTCCAACGAGACGCCATGGGGCGTGATGAAGGCACTGCAACTGGCCGAACGACTCGATCTGCCGCGTGTGGCCTCGATCCAGAATCCCTACAACCTGCTCAATCGCACCTTTGAGGTCGGTCTGGCCGAGGTCGCCCATCGCGAGAACGTGGGTCTGCTGGCCTACTCGCCGCTCGGCTTCGGCGTGCTGTCCGGCAAGTACCTGGACGGAGCCCGCCCCGAGAACGCCCGCCTGACGCTGTTCGAGCGCTTCAAGCGCTATACTTCACCGCTCGCCGAGCAGGCCACCCGCGCCTATGTCGATCTCGCCCGGGAAAGCGATCTGGATCCGGCCCAGATGGCGCTGGCCTTCGTCAACTCGCGCAGTTTCCTCACCAGCAACATCATCGGCGCCACCACCATGGAGCAGCTCGAGAGCAACCTGGCCAGCGAATCGCTCAAGCTCGAGCAGAGCGTGCTTGACGCCATCGACGAAATCCATCGGCAGGTCCCCAACCCCTGTCCCTGA
- a CDS encoding tetratricopeptide repeat protein, which produces MTQASSLFTRLEYRLAEQLFHTRWLPRSPRTQRLTMHLFERCADAGHPAALSLYGHMLFQRGVSPQDKARGARYVLEAAQAGNLKAQFQAGRILEHGCAQYPRREERAVTWYARAGEAGHPLAALRLARAYRLGELGLPVDSAQAERWQALADRHAGLEGDELDMDDLQARH; this is translated from the coding sequence ATGACGCAGGCATCATCACTGTTTACCCGGCTCGAGTACCGTCTTGCGGAGCAGCTCTTTCATACGCGCTGGCTGCCTCGCTCGCCGCGTACCCAGCGTTTGACCATGCACCTCTTCGAGCGCTGCGCCGATGCCGGCCACCCTGCCGCGCTATCGCTCTACGGGCATATGCTCTTCCAGCGCGGCGTCAGCCCGCAGGACAAGGCGCGCGGCGCGCGCTACGTTCTCGAGGCGGCACAGGCCGGCAATCTCAAGGCTCAGTTCCAGGCGGGGCGCATTCTCGAGCACGGCTGCGCCCAGTATCCGCGTCGCGAGGAGCGCGCCGTGACCTGGTATGCCCGCGCCGGCGAGGCCGGACATCCACTCGCCGCGCTTCGCCTGGCCAGGGCCTACCGCCTGGGCGAGTTGGGGTTGCCGGTGGACAGTGCCCAGGCCGAGCGCTGGCAGGCTCTGGCCGACCGCCATGCAGGCCTGGAAGGTGACGAGCTGGACATGGACGACCTCCAGGCCCGACACTGA
- a CDS encoding NAD(P)H-quinone oxidoreductase, with amino-acid sequence MHAIAVDEDCLRWHDQPAPEGPAAGEVRLRVAWAGVNRADLMQRSGHYPPPPGASHLLGLEVSGTVIEVGAGVDGLRPGERVCALLAGGGYAEEVVVDARQVLPLPDGFGLREAAALPEVFATAWLNLFMEGQLATGERVLLHAGASGVGTAAIQLCRAFGHPCFVTAGSDDKLAACRELGADGVFNRHQGSFVEAVKQWGGADLILDPVGGAYLADNQRVLNAGGRLVLIGLMGGRRAELDLGRMLMKRQRLIGSTLRAKPPAAKGAILDALRAHVWPRLASGEIRPLIDRTWPITEAEAAHAHVERDANIGKVLLEVGGES; translated from the coding sequence ATGCATGCCATTGCCGTCGATGAGGATTGCCTGCGCTGGCATGACCAGCCCGCCCCCGAGGGTCCCGCGGCGGGAGAGGTACGCCTACGCGTCGCCTGGGCCGGCGTCAATCGCGCCGACCTGATGCAGCGCAGCGGCCACTACCCGCCGCCACCCGGGGCCAGCCACCTTCTCGGTCTCGAGGTCAGCGGTACGGTGATCGAGGTCGGCGCCGGCGTCGATGGCCTGCGCCCGGGAGAGCGGGTCTGCGCCCTGCTGGCGGGCGGCGGCTATGCCGAGGAGGTGGTGGTCGATGCAAGGCAGGTGCTGCCGCTGCCGGACGGCTTCGGCCTGCGCGAGGCGGCCGCGCTCCCCGAGGTGTTCGCCACCGCCTGGCTCAACCTGTTCATGGAAGGCCAGCTGGCGACCGGCGAGCGCGTCCTGCTGCATGCCGGCGCCAGTGGCGTGGGCACCGCGGCGATCCAGCTCTGCCGGGCCTTCGGCCATCCCTGCTTCGTAACCGCAGGCAGCGATGACAAGCTCGCCGCCTGCCGCGAGCTGGGTGCCGACGGCGTGTTCAATCGCCACCAGGGCAGCTTCGTGGAAGCCGTGAAGCAATGGGGTGGCGCCGACTTGATCCTCGACCCCGTGGGCGGTGCTTATCTGGCGGACAACCAGCGCGTGCTCAATGCCGGCGGGCGCCTGGTGCTGATCGGACTCATGGGAGGACGCCGCGCCGAACTCGACCTGGGGCGAATGCTGATGAAGCGCCAGCGGCTGATCGGCTCGACGTTGCGCGCTAAGCCGCCGGCGGCCAAGGGAGCCATTCTCGACGCGTTGCGGGCCCATGTCTGGCCGCGCCTGGCGAGCGGCGAGATTCGACCCTTGATCGACCGCACCTGGCCGATCACCGAGGCCGAAGCCGCCCACGCCCATGTCGAGCGGGACGCCAATATCGGCAAGGTACTGCTCGAGGTGGGCGGAGAGAGCTGA
- a CDS encoding TIGR00730 family Rossman fold protein, with translation MSRFCVYLGSRDGRDPAFVEATRALGRELAARGHGLVYGGARIGLMGELANAVLEGGGDVIGVMPDHLVEREQAHERLPTLIRVNNMHERKASMAAHADAFIALPGGIGTLEELFEAWTWQYLGLHDKPIGVLDTAGFYSPLLAFLDSTVEHGFLNARTRSCLVDAEEPAALLDALEARLTETTT, from the coding sequence ATGTCGAGATTCTGTGTCTACCTGGGCTCCCGTGACGGTCGGGATCCCGCTTTCGTTGAAGCCACCCGAGCGCTCGGGCGTGAGCTGGCCGCGCGCGGGCATGGCCTGGTCTATGGCGGCGCCCGCATCGGCCTGATGGGGGAACTGGCCAACGCCGTGCTGGAAGGCGGCGGCGACGTCATCGGCGTGATGCCCGACCACCTGGTGGAGCGCGAGCAGGCACACGAGAGGCTGCCGACCCTGATTCGCGTGAACAACATGCACGAGCGCAAGGCCAGCATGGCCGCCCATGCCGATGCGTTCATCGCCCTGCCCGGCGGCATCGGCACGCTGGAGGAGCTGTTCGAGGCCTGGACCTGGCAGTACCTGGGGCTTCACGACAAGCCCATCGGCGTACTCGATACCGCCGGCTTCTACTCCCCCCTGCTGGCCTTCCTCGACAGCACCGTTGAGCACGGCTTCCTCAATGCCCGCACCCGCAGCTGCCTGGTCGATGCCGAGGAGCCCGCCGCCCTGCTGGATGCCCTGGAAGCCCGGCTCACCGAGACCACCACCTAG